The Pseudomonas azotoformans genome has a segment encoding these proteins:
- a CDS encoding extracellular solute-binding protein — protein MKRLLSCALIMTSVCALAEDKTLKLYNWADYFAADTLSRFTAETGIRVIYDVMDGSETLEAKLMAGGSGYDLIFPGDTVAERLMRAGSLQALDPAKLSAMSDIEPGLQKLRTHYVNSNKATVPYTWGTIGLTYNTQQIQQRMPNAPVNSLDLLFKPENAAKFADCGISLIDSPDEVLAVVLNYLGRDPRSAKREDLAAASDLLLKVRPYIRKFQSQPVTDLVNGNLCLSLGYSGDMTQAQRAADAAGKAVTFGYHIPREGTTVWMDTMAIPVDAQHPEYAYAFINFVMRPQNMAAITNLTGYPTANAKARPDVEASMRDNPDIYPDAATFERLIAGKDIPQADMRARMRVWTKFKTM, from the coding sequence ATGAAGCGGCTATTGAGTTGTGCGCTGATCATGACGAGTGTCTGCGCCTTGGCTGAGGACAAAACCCTCAAGCTCTACAACTGGGCCGATTATTTCGCTGCCGACACCTTGTCCAGGTTCACCGCCGAGACCGGGATCCGGGTGATCTACGACGTGATGGATGGCAGCGAAACCCTGGAAGCCAAGTTGATGGCCGGCGGCAGCGGCTACGACCTGATCTTCCCCGGCGATACCGTGGCCGAACGCCTGATGCGCGCCGGCAGTCTGCAAGCACTGGACCCCGCCAAGCTCAGCGCCATGAGCGACATCGAGCCGGGGCTGCAGAAACTGCGCACCCACTACGTCAATTCGAACAAAGCCACGGTGCCCTACACTTGGGGCACGATCGGCCTGACCTACAACACCCAGCAGATCCAGCAGCGTATGCCAAATGCGCCGGTTAACAGCCTCGACCTGTTGTTCAAGCCGGAGAACGCGGCGAAATTCGCCGATTGCGGCATCTCGCTGATCGACTCGCCGGACGAAGTACTCGCCGTGGTGCTCAACTACCTGGGCCGCGACCCGCGCAGCGCCAAGCGTGAAGACCTGGCGGCGGCCAGCGATCTATTGCTCAAGGTGCGCCCGTACATCCGCAAGTTCCAGTCGCAACCGGTGACCGACCTGGTCAATGGCAACCTGTGCCTGTCCCTCGGCTACAGCGGCGACATGACCCAGGCCCAGCGCGCCGCCGATGCCGCGGGCAAAGCGGTGACCTTCGGTTATCACATCCCCCGCGAAGGCACTACGGTGTGGATGGACACCATGGCCATCCCGGTCGACGCCCAGCACCCGGAATACGCTTACGCCTTCATCAACTTCGTGATGCGCCCGCAAAACATGGCGGCCATCACCAACCTCACCGGCTACCCCACGGCGAACGCCAAGGCGCGGCCGGACGTGGAGGCAAGCATGCGCGATAACCCGGACATCTACCCGGACGCTGCCACCTTCGAACGGTTGATCGCCGGCAAGGACATCCCCCAGGCCGATATGCGCGCACGAATGCGTGTATGGACTAAATTCAAAACCATGTAG
- a CDS encoding agmatine deiminase family protein, protein MPTRRTFIKQASVVCAMTLIAPHLRAAASGRFYMPDEGEKHRQAFIAFGAQDAIWEDFTADVQAALGRIARAIADHEPVTVFCREDERHLAEKHCGTRNITFVETELDDIWMRDTGANFVIDGSGGLGAVDFNFNGWGNKQQHDDDALLAAQIAEATGARPIRSELVGEGGGIEVDGLGTGIMTESSWINRNRNPDWSKAEVEAELKERLGLRKIIWLPGIKGKDITDAHVDFYARFVSPGVVLANLDTDPESYDHKVTLAHLEILKKATDADGRPLQVHTVSPPLNPRKSKFSKGNADFAAGYINYFVINGAVIAPEFGDPVADRKALDLLARLYPDRKVVALNIDAIAAGGGGIHCVTSHQPLV, encoded by the coding sequence ATGCCAACCCGTCGCACCTTCATCAAACAAGCCAGCGTGGTCTGCGCCATGACCCTGATCGCCCCCCACCTGCGCGCTGCCGCGAGCGGTCGCTTCTACATGCCCGACGAGGGCGAAAAACACCGTCAGGCCTTCATTGCCTTTGGCGCCCAGGACGCCATCTGGGAAGACTTTACCGCCGACGTGCAGGCCGCTTTGGGCCGTATCGCCAGGGCGATTGCTGATCACGAACCGGTCACCGTGTTCTGCCGTGAAGACGAACGCCATCTTGCGGAAAAACACTGCGGCACCCGCAACATCACCTTCGTGGAAACCGAGCTGGATGACATCTGGATGCGCGACACCGGCGCCAACTTCGTCATCGACGGCAGCGGCGGCCTGGGCGCGGTGGACTTCAACTTCAATGGCTGGGGCAACAAGCAGCAGCACGACGATGACGCGCTGCTGGCGGCCCAGATCGCCGAAGCAACCGGCGCCCGGCCTATCCGCAGCGAATTGGTGGGCGAGGGTGGCGGGATTGAGGTCGATGGCCTCGGCACCGGCATCATGACCGAAAGCAGTTGGATCAACCGCAACCGTAACCCGGACTGGAGCAAGGCCGAGGTCGAGGCGGAGCTGAAGGAGCGCCTGGGTCTGCGCAAGATCATCTGGCTGCCGGGCATCAAGGGCAAGGACATCACCGACGCCCACGTCGATTTCTACGCACGCTTCGTCTCCCCCGGCGTGGTGCTGGCCAACCTCGATACCGACCCTGAGTCCTATGATCACAAGGTCACTCTGGCGCACCTGGAAATCCTTAAAAAGGCCACCGACGCCGATGGCCGGCCTTTGCAGGTGCACACGGTGTCGCCACCGCTCAACCCGCGTAAAAGCAAGTTCAGCAAGGGCAATGCGGATTTTGCGGCGGGCTACATCAATTACTTCGTGATAAACGGTGCGGTGATCGCCCCGGAGTTTGGCGACCCGGTGGCGGACCGCAAGGCGCTGGACCTGCTGGCCCGGCTCTACCCGGACCGCAAGGTGGTGGCGCTGAATATCGATGCCATTGCGGCGGGTGGCGGTGGCATTCACTGTGTGACGAGCCATCAACCTTTGGTTTAG
- the yghU gene encoding glutathione-dependent disulfide-bond oxidoreductase: MTDYVPPKVWTWDTENGGTFASINRPIAGATHEKDLPVGKHPLQLYSLATPNGQKVTILLEELLALGHSGAEYDAWLIKIGDGDQFGSGFVGVNPNSKIPALLDRSGTTPIRVFESGAILQYLAEKFGAFFPTEPAARAECLSWLFWQMGSAPYLGGGFGHFYAYAPSKMEYAINRFAMETKRQLDVLDQRLAVSEYIAGDEYTIADIAIWPWYGGLVKGRLYGAAEFLSVHEYTHVLRWAEAIEARPAVQRGRRVNRVSGEPHEQLAERHNASDLD; the protein is encoded by the coding sequence ATGACCGATTACGTACCCCCGAAAGTGTGGACCTGGGACACCGAAAATGGCGGCACCTTCGCCAGCATCAACCGACCGATTGCCGGTGCCACCCACGAAAAAGACTTGCCGGTGGGCAAGCACCCGCTGCAGCTGTATTCCCTGGCCACGCCTAATGGCCAGAAGGTCACGATCCTGCTGGAGGAGCTGCTGGCGCTGGGTCACAGCGGTGCGGAATATGACGCCTGGCTGATCAAGATCGGCGACGGCGACCAGTTCGGCAGCGGTTTTGTGGGGGTGAACCCGAACTCCAAGATCCCGGCTCTGCTGGATCGCAGCGGCACCACGCCCATTCGCGTATTCGAGTCGGGCGCGATCCTGCAGTACCTGGCCGAGAAGTTCGGCGCGTTCTTCCCCACCGAGCCTGCGGCCCGTGCCGAATGCCTGTCGTGGCTGTTCTGGCAGATGGGCAGCGCGCCCTACCTGGGCGGTGGTTTCGGGCATTTTTATGCCTACGCGCCGAGCAAGATGGAGTACGCGATCAACCGCTTTGCCATGGAAACCAAGCGTCAGTTGGACGTACTCGACCAGCGCCTGGCGGTGAGCGAGTACATTGCGGGTGATGAATACACCATCGCCGATATCGCTATCTGGCCGTGGTATGGCGGGTTGGTCAAAGGTCGTCTGTATGGCGCGGCGGAGTTCTTGTCGGTGCATGAGTACACGCACGTGTTGCGCTGGGCGGAGGCCATCGAGGCACGGCCGGCGGTGCAGCGCGGCCGGCGGGTGAATCGGGTGTCCGGTGAGCCCCATGAGCAATTGGCCGAGCGCCATAACGCCAGCGACCTGGACTAA
- a CDS encoding sugar ABC transporter substrate-binding protein: protein MNRYSLFAATLLLLFSQWTFAAYRIGVSIARVDDNFMTYVRTGLEAAAQQQDVQIQFEDAQGDVVRQLNQVEGFLNQKVDAVIVLPVDTAATANMTRAAVAAKTPLVYVNRHPDERTLPKGVVTVASNDIEAGQLQMRYLAEKLGGKGNVAIIMGDLAQNATHDRTEGAKQVLKDFPGIKVVEQQSAEWQRSKGMDLTSNWLLAGTQFDAIVANNDEMAIGAAMALQQAGKAKGDVAIVGIDGLPDGLAAIKRGLLTASVFQDPKAQATQAVQAAVRMIKGEAIEPEVWVPFELIKPEQVAVFEQRYK, encoded by the coding sequence ATGAATCGCTATTCGTTGTTTGCTGCCACCTTGTTGCTGCTGTTCAGCCAATGGACGTTCGCGGCTTATCGCATCGGCGTGAGCATTGCCCGGGTCGACGACAACTTCATGACCTACGTGCGCACCGGCCTGGAAGCGGCCGCCCAGCAGCAGGATGTGCAGATCCAGTTCGAAGATGCCCAGGGCGATGTGGTGCGCCAGCTCAATCAGGTCGAAGGCTTTCTCAACCAGAAGGTCGACGCGGTGATCGTGCTGCCGGTGGACACCGCCGCCACCGCCAACATGACCCGCGCCGCCGTGGCGGCCAAGACGCCGCTGGTATACGTCAACCGCCATCCGGACGAGCGCACCTTGCCCAAGGGCGTGGTCACCGTGGCTTCCAACGACATCGAGGCCGGGCAATTGCAGATGCGCTACTTGGCGGAAAAACTCGGCGGCAAGGGCAATGTGGCGATCATCATGGGCGACCTTGCACAGAACGCCACCCATGACCGCACCGAGGGCGCCAAACAAGTGCTCAAGGACTTTCCCGGAATCAAGGTGGTCGAGCAGCAAAGCGCCGAATGGCAACGCAGCAAGGGCATGGACCTGACCAGCAACTGGCTGCTGGCGGGCACGCAGTTCGATGCCATCGTGGCCAATAACGATGAAATGGCGATTGGCGCGGCCATGGCGTTACAGCAGGCAGGGAAAGCCAAGGGTGACGTGGCGATTGTCGGCATCGATGGCTTGCCCGATGGGCTGGCGGCGATCAAGCGGGGGTTGCTGACGGCGTCGGTGTTCCAGGACCCGAAAGCCCAGGCAACCCAGGCAGTGCAGGCGGCGGTGCGGATGATCAAGGGCGAGGCGATTGAGCCGGAGGTATGGGTGCCGTTTGAATTGATCAAGCCGGAGCAGGTGGCGGTGTTTGAGCAGCGCTACAAATAG
- a CDS encoding TIM barrel protein: MSPFKLAVSAEMVFLDLPFVERVKRIHALGFSAEIWNWTNKDIAALAATGADFTSMTGYISGTLTDPDGIRQLLDSARESLGVAEQLNCPSLNLHGTGLGDGGLPVQPVSQTTGRMWLSACKTLEKIARLGEDAGRVFLLENLNTEVDHPGTPFARADDTLALIEAVGSPHLKMNLDLYHAQIGEGNLIELIQRAGTHIGEIQVADVPGRKEPGTGEIHYPAIARALHAMGYSGVVGLEGWASGDSELALARFRQAFTL; encoded by the coding sequence ATGAGCCCATTCAAGCTGGCTGTCAGCGCGGAGATGGTGTTTCTCGACCTGCCCTTTGTCGAGCGCGTAAAGCGCATTCATGCGCTGGGCTTCAGTGCCGAAATCTGGAACTGGACAAACAAGGACATCGCCGCCCTGGCTGCTACCGGTGCCGACTTCACCTCTATGACCGGCTACATCAGCGGCACCCTCACCGACCCCGACGGTATCCGCCAACTGCTCGACAGCGCCCGCGAATCCTTAGGGGTGGCCGAGCAATTGAATTGCCCCAGCCTCAACCTGCACGGCACCGGCCTGGGTGACGGCGGCCTGCCCGTGCAGCCCGTGAGCCAGACCACCGGCCGCATGTGGCTGAGCGCCTGCAAGACCCTGGAAAAAATCGCCCGTTTGGGGGAAGACGCCGGCCGGGTGTTCCTGCTGGAAAACCTCAACACCGAAGTTGACCACCCCGGCACCCCCTTCGCCCGCGCCGACGATACCCTGGCGCTGATCGAGGCCGTGGGCAGCCCGCACCTGAAGATGAACCTGGACCTGTACCACGCGCAGATCGGCGAAGGAAACCTGATCGAACTGATCCAGCGCGCCGGCACACATATCGGTGAAATCCAGGTGGCCGACGTGCCGGGACGCAAGGAGCCCGGCACCGGTGAAATTCACTACCCGGCCATCGCCAGGGCCTTGCACGCCATGGGCTACAGCGGCGTGGTCGGTCTGGAAGGCTGGGCCAGCGGCGACAGCGAGTTGGCTTTGGCGCGTTTCCGCCAGGCGTTCACCCTATAA
- a CDS encoding Gfo/Idh/MocA family oxidoreductase, with product MSTQNIRLGLIGAGRMGSFHGLTAARHIPDASLAAIADPTPGQAARLAAELGVSKVYTDPQQLLDDPDIDGVLIAAPARSHAELVISAARAGKGIFCEKPMAITLDEADRAIAAAADARVPLQVGFNRRFAKSFRTAHLDVAAGRIGTPQLLRSLTRDPALNNPAKSPQWVIFLETLIHDFDTLRYLNPGAEAVQVYVMADALIAPEYKSKGFLDTAVVAIRFDNGAIATAEANFQAVYGYDVRGEVFGSAGMLSMGSLNDCDLVRYLAEGIQADTQRLDTDLLRDAYIAELNHFVDCLRSGAKPLASGEDARAALAIARACIESFETGKAVAV from the coding sequence ATGAGTACACAAAACATCCGCCTGGGCTTGATCGGTGCCGGACGCATGGGCAGCTTCCACGGCCTGACCGCCGCGCGGCATATCCCCGACGCCAGCCTGGCAGCGATTGCCGACCCGACGCCAGGCCAGGCCGCCCGCCTCGCCGCTGAACTGGGGGTGAGCAAGGTCTACACCGACCCGCAGCAGTTGCTCGACGACCCGGACATCGATGGCGTGCTGATCGCCGCCCCCGCCCGCAGCCACGCCGAGCTGGTGATCAGCGCCGCCCGCGCCGGCAAGGGCATCTTCTGCGAAAAACCCATGGCCATCACCCTCGATGAAGCTGACCGCGCCATCGCCGCTGCGGCCGATGCGCGGGTGCCGCTGCAAGTCGGGTTCAACCGGCGCTTCGCCAAGAGCTTTCGCACCGCGCACCTCGACGTCGCCGCCGGCCGCATCGGCACCCCGCAGCTGCTGCGTTCGCTGACCCGCGACCCGGCGTTGAACAACCCGGCGAAGTCGCCGCAATGGGTGATCTTCCTGGAAACCCTGATCCACGACTTCGACACCCTGCGCTACCTCAACCCTGGCGCCGAGGCGGTGCAGGTCTACGTGATGGCCGACGCTTTGATCGCCCCGGAATACAAAAGCAAAGGCTTCCTCGATACCGCCGTGGTCGCGATCCGCTTCGACAACGGCGCCATTGCCACTGCCGAGGCCAACTTCCAGGCCGTGTATGGCTACGACGTGCGCGGCGAAGTGTTTGGCAGTGCCGGCATGCTGAGCATGGGCAGCCTCAACGATTGCGACCTGGTGCGCTACCTGGCCGAGGGCATCCAGGCCGACACCCAGCGCCTGGACACCGACCTGTTGCGCGACGCCTACATCGCCGAGCTCAACCACTTCGTCGACTGCCTGCGCAGCGGCGCCAAACCCCTGGCCAGCGGTGAAGACGCGCGCGCGGCATTGGCGATTGCCCGCGCCTGCATCGAGTCGTTCGAAACCGGCAAGGCGGTGGCCGTATGA
- a CDS encoding sigma-54 interaction domain-containing protein, with protein MSLAFSVQDLDYLTALGPAALNDGPVAALEQAWRDCLAGQVERPAHVRQVIWDSWRRSVQAGIDPADNAYRFVAADTLAAAQATHRVLIEAAAQVMHGLLAYNPRGHINLTDADGTTLYFCGLDITPVGSRLLESVQGTNCTGLALAEDRLVYVLAEENFGVGLRQRRMHCAAAPIKNAQGQTVAMLTLTAEPGWFHFHTLGTVQAAADAVSRQMALQGLLEEQQAVLEVLNEGLVVLDDRGCIKALNRYARQLFGVGLELIGRPFQQLGRSELSNVLGEPVRDLDCTFHLHNRSQLACLVSVCPLEQGGVIVSLRENRRIREITRRIIGTQASYTFDTIQGSSRAIQDALHLGRIASRSDSTTLILGESGTGKELFAQAIHNGSERCNGPFVAVNCGAIPRDLVQSELFGHVEGAFTGATRGGSAGKFELADGGTIFLDEIGDMSFDAQVSLLRVLQEGEITRVGAKNSRQVNVRIIAATHRNLSQAVAEGAFREDLYYRLNVLNLTVPPLRMRREDIPLLARHFLVRCARSLRKSVQGFSPDALALLTAYGWPGNVRELENSIERATNLAMGALIETVDLPLESRQRIPLRTHEAPPAQDLSSHEMHAIVAALNSTGGNIRLAAQQLNVSRGGLYNKMSRFGLSAGDFRRN; from the coding sequence ATGAGCCTGGCGTTCAGCGTGCAAGACCTCGACTACCTGACGGCCCTGGGGCCTGCCGCGCTGAATGATGGACCGGTCGCTGCACTGGAACAGGCCTGGCGCGACTGCCTGGCCGGCCAGGTCGAACGCCCGGCGCACGTGCGCCAAGTGATCTGGGATTCGTGGCGGCGCAGTGTCCAGGCCGGTATCGACCCGGCCGACAACGCGTACCGCTTCGTTGCCGCCGATACGCTGGCCGCCGCCCAGGCCACCCACCGCGTGCTGATCGAGGCCGCCGCGCAAGTCATGCATGGCTTGCTGGCCTACAACCCGCGCGGTCATATCAACCTCACCGATGCCGACGGCACCACCCTGTATTTCTGTGGGCTGGACATCACCCCCGTGGGCAGTCGCCTGCTGGAATCGGTGCAAGGCACCAACTGCACCGGCCTGGCGCTGGCCGAGGATCGCCTGGTGTACGTGCTGGCCGAGGAAAACTTCGGCGTCGGCCTGCGCCAGCGCCGCATGCATTGCGCCGCCGCGCCGATCAAGAATGCGCAGGGCCAGACCGTGGCCATGCTGACGCTGACTGCCGAGCCCGGCTGGTTTCACTTCCATACCCTCGGCACGGTGCAGGCTGCGGCCGACGCGGTATCGCGGCAGATGGCCCTGCAAGGGCTGTTGGAAGAACAGCAGGCCGTCCTCGAAGTGCTCAACGAGGGCCTGGTGGTGCTGGACGATCGCGGCTGCATCAAGGCGCTCAACCGCTACGCCCGGCAGCTGTTTGGCGTTGGGCTGGAGTTGATCGGGCGGCCTTTCCAGCAACTGGGTCGTAGCGAACTGAGTAACGTTCTTGGCGAGCCCGTGCGCGACCTCGACTGCACCTTCCACCTGCACAACCGCAGTCAACTCGCCTGCCTGGTCTCGGTGTGCCCGCTGGAGCAGGGCGGGGTGATCGTGTCACTGCGCGAGAACCGCCGCATTCGCGAAATCACCCGGCGCATTATCGGCACCCAGGCCAGCTACACCTTCGACACCATCCAGGGCAGTTCGCGGGCGATCCAGGACGCGCTGCACTTGGGACGCATCGCCAGTCGCAGTGATTCCACCACCCTGATCCTCGGTGAAAGCGGCACCGGCAAGGAGCTGTTCGCCCAGGCCATCCACAATGGCAGTGAGCGCTGCAACGGCCCATTTGTGGCGGTCAACTGCGGTGCGATTCCACGGGACCTGGTGCAAAGCGAGCTGTTCGGCCACGTCGAAGGCGCGTTCACCGGCGCCACCCGTGGCGGCTCGGCGGGCAAGTTCGAACTGGCGGATGGCGGCACCATCTTTCTCGATGAGATTGGCGACATGTCCTTCGATGCCCAGGTCAGCCTGCTGCGGGTGTTGCAGGAGGGTGAAATCACCCGCGTGGGCGCGAAAAACTCGCGGCAAGTGAACGTGCGCATCATCGCCGCCACCCACCGCAACCTCAGCCAGGCGGTCGCGGAAGGCGCGTTTCGCGAAGACCTCTACTACCGCCTCAACGTACTGAACCTGACCGTGCCACCGCTGCGCATGCGCCGCGAAGATATTCCGCTGCTGGCGCGGCATTTTCTGGTCCGGTGCGCTCGTTCACTGCGTAAATCGGTGCAGGGATTTTCACCAGACGCCCTGGCGCTGCTCACCGCCTACGGCTGGCCGGGCAATGTGCGCGAGTTGGAAAACAGCATTGAACGGGCGACCAACCTGGCGATGGGAGCGCTGATCGAAACGGTGGATCTGCCGCTGGAAAGCCGACAACGCATCCCGCTGCGCACCCACGAAGCGCCACCCGCCCAGGACTTGAGCAGCCACGAAATGCACGCCATCGTCGCCGCGCTCAACAGTACCGGCGGCAACATCCGCCTGGCCGCGCAGCAACTCAACGTGTCGCGGGGTGGGCTGTACAACAAGATGAGTCGGTTTGGCTTAAGCGCCGGGGATTTCCGTCGCAACTGA
- a CDS encoding LacI family DNA-binding transcriptional regulator produces MNNNKRPTIATVAAQAGLSVATVDRVLNARAPVNPETAEQVFQAAESVGYFAARLIGQRIRERRPTYRFGILLLATAQAFYASLAQAISAAAEQHAGANLTCQFEYIVDRTPSAIVAQIEQLAVQCDGLAVVSFAHPLINACLKQIREAGVPVVALLSGIHEQAEEPYVGQDNHVVGRTMGWLLARTCGARKGSVGILLGGHRFLGHQARVEGLHSYLAEHAPALKPLEPLINLDNCDITEEATLDLISRHSDLRGLCVVGGGGDGIISALAQLPKRPALCCILQESTELSRQALGQGLIDVVMDSQPGQTATALVRLMVELQSAEGFDPVRQRVYVPPQIVTSENRGN; encoded by the coding sequence ATGAACAACAATAAACGCCCGACCATCGCCACCGTTGCCGCCCAGGCGGGGCTCAGCGTGGCCACCGTCGACCGTGTGTTGAATGCACGTGCGCCGGTCAATCCCGAGACCGCCGAGCAGGTGTTCCAGGCGGCCGAATCCGTGGGCTATTTTGCGGCGAGGTTGATCGGCCAGCGCATTCGCGAACGCCGGCCGACCTATCGTTTCGGCATCCTGTTGCTGGCCACCGCCCAGGCGTTCTATGCCAGCCTGGCGCAGGCCATCAGCGCCGCCGCCGAGCAGCATGCCGGCGCCAACCTGACGTGCCAGTTCGAGTACATCGTCGATCGCACGCCCAGCGCTATCGTCGCGCAGATTGAACAACTGGCCGTGCAATGCGATGGCCTTGCGGTGGTGAGCTTTGCCCATCCGCTGATCAACGCCTGCCTCAAGCAGATCCGCGAAGCCGGTGTGCCCGTGGTGGCCCTGCTTTCGGGTATCCACGAACAGGCCGAAGAACCCTACGTCGGCCAGGACAACCATGTGGTCGGCCGCACCATGGGCTGGCTGCTCGCCCGCACCTGCGGCGCCCGCAAAGGCAGCGTGGGCATCCTGCTCGGCGGCCACCGTTTCCTCGGCCACCAGGCACGGGTCGAAGGCCTGCACAGCTACCTGGCCGAACACGCGCCGGCGCTCAAACCATTGGAGCCGCTGATCAACCTGGACAACTGCGACATCACCGAAGAAGCCACCCTCGACCTGATCAGCCGCCACAGCGACCTGCGCGGATTGTGCGTGGTGGGCGGCGGCGGCGACGGTATCATCAGCGCCTTGGCGCAGTTGCCCAAGCGTCCGGCGTTGTGCTGCATCCTGCAGGAGTCGACCGAGCTATCGCGCCAGGCGTTGGGCCAGGGGTTGATTGATGTGGTGATGGATTCGCAGCCGGGGCAGACAGCGACGGCGTTGGTGCGGTTGATGGTGGAATTGCAGAGTGCCGAGGGGTTCGATCCGGTGCGGCAGCGGGTGTATGTGCCACCACAGATTGTGACGTCCGAAAATAGGGGCAACTGA